From Granulicella sp. WH15, the proteins below share one genomic window:
- a CDS encoding UvrD-helicase domain-containing protein yields MSSPLLANMNPQQQDGIQSVDGPVLLLAGAGSGKTRVITHRIAYLIQERGVPADAILAVTFTNKAAKEMAERVDKILGHSTLAQPTLATFHSFCVRVLRRDIEALRVNGVGLTRSFAIYDETDQQAVVKAALKRLHIDDKSLKPRIALGRISWAKNHMIDPQEYFLASTNPLEEKIAHIFKIYREELNKANALDFDDLLLETVRLLKSSSEVRERYNRRYRYVMIDEYQDTNRPQYELMKLLAGSHGNICVVGDEDQSIYSWRGADIKNILDFEKDFPNSKTIRLEQNYRSTQVILEGASAVVAQNTQRKGKNLWTDRDGGSLIGYYEAPDGENEALFIADRIHKYLRTAGETEEQPRCAVLYRTNSQSRLVEEALRRYQIQYHMVGGFSFYDRAEIKDILSYMKLVQNPHDSVAFSRSVNSPPRGIGKTTMETLERIALTTGRSTWQAIDSAIEDKLLPARALQALSGFRRLIEDARAMLGPNFADKLSADVAEPSAPEEITEEATDFNPEEFATEEDTNSTIAANDADTSFDTSFNFGFDFGPSEEISTVAPENSTDTDAAHDIDAAGFNPFAPVVEKKNAASPAAQRAVANETPLERQREQPAPFRQPGEAATLPELIKFLNDRSGYIRALEDEATPESFSRIENLKELANAAQDATERGETLAEFLDHAALVSDADQYSAEARVTLMTLHAAKGLEFPLVFLTGMEEGLFPHSRTITDPTGLEEERRLCYVGMTRAMDTLVMTRARYRRRYGSDMPEASLPSRFLEEVPTRLVEDLGSPAAQPQYSGSAYSTPYPQRGKFGQQKNNDDFGERHYSYEDEDQSGTRRPSAQTTTRQQAPGASMDNIASFFAARGQKFTRPKLETAAPTGKTGLGKGARVRHPKYGEGMVFQREGDGDDAKITVNFTHHGVKKLVEKFAQLERL; encoded by the coding sequence ATGTCGTCCCCACTTTTAGCCAACATGAACCCCCAGCAGCAGGACGGCATCCAGTCCGTCGACGGCCCCGTCCTCCTGCTCGCCGGCGCCGGCTCCGGCAAAACGCGCGTCATCACGCACCGCATCGCCTACCTCATTCAAGAGCGCGGCGTCCCCGCCGACGCCATCCTGGCCGTCACCTTCACCAACAAGGCCGCCAAGGAGATGGCCGAGCGCGTCGACAAGATCCTCGGCCACAGCACCCTCGCCCAGCCCACGCTGGCCACCTTCCACAGCTTCTGCGTCCGCGTCCTCCGCCGCGACATCGAAGCCCTCCGCGTCAACGGCGTCGGCCTCACCCGCAGCTTCGCCATCTACGACGAGACCGACCAGCAGGCCGTCGTCAAGGCCGCCCTCAAGCGCCTGCACATCGACGACAAGAGCCTCAAGCCCCGCATCGCCCTCGGCCGCATCTCCTGGGCCAAGAACCACATGATCGACCCCCAGGAGTACTTCCTGGCTTCGACCAACCCACTCGAAGAGAAGATCGCCCACATCTTCAAGATCTACCGCGAAGAGTTAAACAAGGCCAACGCCCTAGACTTCGACGACCTCCTCCTCGAAACGGTGCGCCTGTTAAAGTCCTCCAGCGAAGTCCGAGAAAGATACAACCGCCGTTACAGATACGTCATGATCGACGAGTACCAGGACACCAACCGTCCCCAGTACGAGCTGATGAAGCTGCTCGCCGGAAGCCACGGCAACATCTGCGTCGTCGGAGACGAGGACCAGTCCATCTATAGCTGGCGCGGAGCTGACATCAAGAACATCCTCGACTTCGAAAAGGACTTCCCCAACTCGAAGACGATCCGCCTCGAGCAGAACTACCGCTCCACCCAGGTCATCCTCGAAGGCGCCAGCGCCGTCGTCGCGCAGAACACGCAGCGCAAGGGCAAGAACCTCTGGACCGACCGCGACGGCGGCAGCCTCATCGGCTACTACGAGGCCCCCGACGGCGAGAACGAGGCCCTCTTCATCGCCGACCGCATCCACAAGTACCTCCGCACCGCCGGAGAGACCGAAGAGCAGCCCCGCTGCGCCGTCCTCTACCGCACCAACTCGCAGTCGCGCCTGGTGGAAGAGGCCCTGCGCCGCTACCAGATCCAGTACCACATGGTCGGCGGCTTCTCCTTCTACGACCGCGCCGAAATCAAGGACATTTTAAGTTACATGAAGCTCGTGCAGAACCCGCACGACTCCGTAGCCTTCTCCCGCAGCGTCAACTCGCCCCCACGCGGCATCGGCAAAACCACGATGGAGACCCTCGAGCGCATCGCCCTCACCACCGGCCGCAGCACCTGGCAGGCCATCGACAGCGCCATCGAAGACAAGCTGCTCCCCGCCCGCGCCCTGCAAGCCCTCAGCGGCTTCCGCCGTCTCATCGAGGACGCTCGCGCCATGCTCGGCCCCAACTTCGCCGACAAGCTCTCAGCCGACGTAGCCGAGCCATCCGCCCCCGAAGAAATCACGGAAGAAGCCACCGACTTCAACCCCGAGGAATTTGCAACCGAAGAAGATACAAATTCCACCATCGCGGCCAACGACGCGGACACAAGCTTTGACACCAGCTTCAACTTCGGCTTCGACTTCGGCCCCTCGGAGGAGATCTCCACCGTAGCCCCCGAGAACTCCACCGACACCGACGCAGCCCACGACATCGACGCCGCAGGCTTCAATCCCTTCGCCCCGGTCGTCGAAAAGAAGAACGCAGCCTCCCCCGCAGCCCAGCGCGCCGTAGCCAACGAGACCCCGCTCGAGCGCCAGCGCGAGCAGCCCGCGCCCTTCCGCCAGCCCGGCGAAGCCGCCACCCTGCCCGAGCTAATTAAATTCCTCAACGACCGCTCCGGCTACATCCGCGCCCTCGAAGACGAGGCCACGCCCGAGTCCTTCTCCCGCATCGAGAACCTGAAGGAACTTGCCAACGCCGCCCAGGACGCCACCGAGCGCGGCGAGACCCTAGCCGAGTTCCTCGACCACGCCGCCCTCGTCTCCGACGCCGACCAGTACAGCGCCGAGGCCCGCGTAACCCTTATGACCCTCCACGCCGCCAAGGGCCTCGAGTTCCCCCTGGTCTTCCTCACCGGCATGGAAGAGGGCCTCTTCCCCCACTCCCGCACCATCACCGACCCCACCGGCCTCGAAGAGGAGCGCCGCCTCTGCTACGTCGGCATGACCCGCGCCATGGACACCCTCGTGATGACCCGCGCCCGCTACCGCCGCCGCTACGGCTCCGACATGCCCGAGGCCTCACTCCCCTCGCGCTTCCTCGAAGAGGTGCCCACCCGCCTGGTCGAAGACCTCGGCAGCCCGGCAGCCCAGCCCCAATACTCCGGCTCGGCCTACTCCACGCCCTACCCGCAACGCGGAAAATTCGGCCAGCAAAAGAACAACGACGACTTCGGCGAGCGCCACTACAGCTACGAGGACGAGGACCAGAGCGGCACCCGCCGCCCCTCCGCCCAGACCACCACGCGCCAGCAGGCCCCCGGCGCGTCCATGGACAACATCGCCAGCTTCTTCGCCGCCCGCGGCCAGAAGTTCACCCGCCCCAAGCTCGAGACCGCCGCCCCCACCGGCAAGACCGGCCTCGGCAAGGGAGCACGCGTCCGCCACCCCAAGTACGGCGAGGGCATGGTCTTCCAGCGCGAAGGCGACGGCGACGACGCCAAGATCACGGTCAACTTCACTCACCACGGCGTCAAAAAGCTGGTAGAAAAGTTCGCCCAGCTAGAACGCCTG
- a CDS encoding TIGR00730 family Rossman fold protein, which yields MSLSLVAPANVAVFCASADGTKPTYRTVAEEFGSKLAARGVGLIYGGAKVGLMAAVADAALAGGGRVVGVIPEVLVDLEVAHQGLSELHITSTMHTRKEMMGQLADAFVVLPGGFGTFEELFEVLAWQTLKLHAKPIILLNTLGFYDVMLRFLDHCVAEGMLKQRNREILLVADSVDEALGMLGVG from the coding sequence ATGTCGCTATCACTCGTTGCCCCTGCCAATGTTGCTGTCTTTTGTGCCTCCGCGGATGGAACTAAACCCACGTATCGAACGGTCGCGGAGGAGTTTGGAAGTAAGCTGGCCGCGCGTGGCGTCGGGCTGATCTATGGCGGTGCCAAGGTTGGGTTGATGGCTGCTGTGGCGGACGCGGCGCTGGCTGGCGGCGGGCGTGTGGTGGGCGTGATCCCCGAGGTGCTGGTCGATCTCGAGGTGGCTCACCAGGGATTGAGTGAGCTGCACATCACCAGCACGATGCACACGCGCAAAGAGATGATGGGGCAGTTGGCTGATGCGTTTGTGGTGCTGCCGGGTGGGTTTGGGACGTTTGAGGAGTTGTTCGAGGTGTTGGCTTGGCAGACGTTGAAGCTGCACGCTAAGCCGATTATTTTGCTCAATACTCTGGGGTTTTATGACGTGATGCTTCGGTTTTTGGATCATTGTGTGGCTGAGGGGATGTTGAAGCAGAGGAATCGGGAGATTTTGTTGGTGGCCGATAGCGTGGATGAGGCGTTGGGGATGTTGGGGGTTGGGTAG
- a CDS encoding YggS family pyridoxal phosphate-dependent enzyme produces the protein MSVAENLAIVRTQLAEACARAHRPVSDVALMAVSKMHPVESLLEAYAAGQRLFGENRVQEVQAKQPALAHLADLELHLIGPLQSNKANRAVELCQSIDTVDSLKLAQRLNTAAAALNKTLPIFLEVKLSPEESKHGLPPEELPALIDALAPLTNLVPQGLMTVPPWSTAPETARPYFRHLRQLRDESLTRCPTLTGLSIGMSNDFAVAIEEGSTCIRIGTAIFGKRTQP, from the coding sequence ATGTCCGTAGCCGAAAACCTAGCCATCGTCCGCACCCAGCTCGCCGAAGCCTGCGCCCGCGCACACCGGCCCGTATCCGACGTAGCCCTCATGGCCGTCAGCAAAATGCACCCCGTCGAGTCGCTCCTCGAGGCCTACGCCGCAGGTCAGCGCCTCTTCGGCGAGAACCGCGTGCAGGAGGTCCAGGCCAAGCAGCCCGCGCTGGCCCACCTAGCCGACCTCGAGCTGCACCTCATCGGCCCGCTGCAATCCAACAAGGCCAACCGCGCCGTCGAGCTTTGCCAGTCCATCGACACGGTCGATTCGCTCAAGCTGGCCCAGCGCCTCAACACCGCCGCCGCCGCGCTCAACAAGACCCTGCCCATCTTCCTCGAGGTCAAACTCTCCCCCGAGGAGTCCAAGCACGGCCTGCCACCCGAGGAACTTCCCGCCCTCATCGACGCCCTGGCCCCCCTCACCAACCTCGTTCCGCAAGGCCTGATGACGGTCCCCCCCTGGTCCACCGCCCCCGAGACGGCCCGCCCGTACTTCCGTCACCTGCGCCAGCTCCGTGACGAGTCACTGACCCGCTGCCCTACGCTGACGGGCCTCTCCATCGGCATGTCGAACGACTTCGCCGTAGCGATCGAAGAGGGTTCCACCTGCATCCGCATCGGCACCGCCATCTTCGGCAAACGCACCCAGCCCTAA
- the trxB gene encoding thioredoxin-disulfide reductase: MNSQITPAAAPTPVRDVVILGSGCSGLTAAIYAGRSNLRPLVLEGHEPGGQLSITTLVENFPGWPDGIQGPELIENMKKQAERFGAEFKMEHLVSVDLSSRPIKLVTERSTILTRTLIIASGASARWLNLPSEQALIGHGVSSCATCDGFFSSGKEIAVIGGGDSAMEEALFLTRFATKVTLINRSEKFRASKIMLERAMAHEKIEFLPNTTVEEVLGVDEKDVRGLRIKNRSTGVESILPVSFMFLGIGHEPNAKAFTGLLDLDQDGYILTRDDVYTTKDGEILPGVFACGDIKDRKYRQAITAAGSGCMAALEVEKFLEGHGR, from the coding sequence ATGAACTCCCAAATCACTCCCGCAGCTGCTCCCACCCCCGTCCGCGACGTCGTCATCCTCGGTTCCGGTTGCTCCGGCCTCACCGCCGCCATCTACGCCGGCCGCTCCAATCTCCGTCCCCTCGTCCTCGAGGGCCACGAGCCCGGCGGCCAGCTCTCCATCACCACCCTGGTCGAGAACTTCCCCGGCTGGCCCGACGGTATCCAGGGACCCGAGCTGATCGAGAACATGAAGAAGCAGGCCGAGCGCTTCGGCGCGGAGTTCAAGATGGAGCACCTCGTCTCGGTCGATCTCTCGAGCCGCCCCATCAAGCTCGTCACCGAGCGGTCGACCATCCTCACCCGCACCCTCATCATCGCCTCGGGAGCCAGCGCCCGCTGGCTCAACCTGCCCTCCGAGCAGGCCCTCATCGGCCACGGCGTCTCCAGCTGCGCCACCTGCGACGGCTTTTTCTCCTCCGGCAAAGAGATCGCCGTCATCGGCGGCGGCGACAGCGCCATGGAAGAGGCGCTCTTCCTCACCCGCTTCGCCACCAAGGTCACCCTCATCAATCGCAGCGAAAAGTTCCGTGCCTCGAAGATCATGCTTGAGCGCGCCATGGCTCACGAGAAGATCGAGTTCCTGCCCAACACGACGGTCGAAGAGGTCCTCGGCGTCGATGAGAAGGACGTCCGCGGCCTGCGCATCAAGAACCGTAGCACCGGGGTCGAGTCCATCCTCCCCGTCTCCTTCATGTTCCTCGGCATCGGCCACGAGCCCAACGCCAAGGCCTTCACGGGCTTGCTCGACCTCGACCAGGACGGCTACATCCTCACCCGCGACGACGTCTACACCACCAAGGACGGCGAGATTCTCCCCGGCGTCTTTGCCTGCGGCGACATCAAGGACCGCAAGTACCGCCAGGCCATCACCGCTGCCGGTTCCGGCTGCATGGCCGCGCTCGAAGTCGAGAAGTTTCTCGAAGGGCACGGCCGCTGA
- a CDS encoding allantoinase yields MANLVLVYGMRLLPADEVVSVGEAPVALKNGNDAHVTMHVLEGSREQIEAQLRLSLDAFFDFYPQI; encoded by the coding sequence ATGGCAAATCTGGTGTTGGTCTATGGGATGCGGCTGCTTCCGGCAGATGAGGTGGTTTCAGTCGGTGAGGCGCCGGTGGCGCTGAAGAACGGTAACGACGCGCATGTGACGATGCATGTGCTGGAGGGAAGCAGGGAGCAGATCGAGGCGCAGCTTCGGCTTAGCCTGGATGCGTTTTTTGATTTTTATCCGCAGATCTAA
- a CDS encoding anti-sigma factor: MNESVCKKIQSSFSEYLDGAISGHEMQAVASHMESCEDCAEEFASWREMQSLLGSLGPAKAPADLGLKIRLAMSHEAARRQSWIDLLTTRWENTVRPMLVQVSAGVAAAIVLVGGAGLLLGVVAAPQPVLANDEPLGAITTPHFRYSSGPTTEITTPEDMTIVVQAQINERGQVYDYQVVSGPIDSATQKQVMDRLLTEVFEPARVFGEPARGRVIQTFAGVSVRG; the protein is encoded by the coding sequence ATGAACGAATCCGTCTGCAAAAAAATCCAAAGCTCGTTCTCCGAGTACCTCGATGGCGCCATCAGCGGACACGAGATGCAGGCGGTCGCAAGCCACATGGAGAGTTGCGAGGATTGCGCCGAAGAGTTCGCCTCCTGGCGCGAGATGCAGTCTCTGCTCGGCTCGCTCGGCCCTGCCAAAGCCCCCGCCGACCTCGGCCTCAAGATCCGCCTGGCCATGTCGCACGAAGCTGCCCGCCGCCAGAGCTGGATCGACCTCCTCACCACTCGCTGGGAGAACACGGTCCGCCCGATGCTGGTACAGGTCTCCGCCGGAGTCGCCGCGGCTATCGTACTCGTAGGCGGCGCCGGACTACTCCTGGGCGTCGTTGCCGCCCCCCAGCCCGTGCTCGCCAACGACGAGCCCCTCGGCGCGATCACCACTCCGCACTTCCGCTACTCCTCCGGCCCCACTACCGAGATCACGACCCCCGAGGACATGACCATCGTCGTCCAGGCCCAGATCAACGAGCGCGGCCAGGTCTACGACTACCAGGTCGTCTCCGGCCCCATCGACTCGGCCACGCAGAAGCAGGTAATGGACCGTCTCCTCACCGAGGTCTTCGAACCCGCCCGCGTCTTCGGCGAACCGGCGCGCGGTCGAGTCATCCAGACCTTCGCCGGAGTCTCGGTCCGCGGGTAA
- a CDS encoding sigma-70 family RNA polymerase sigma factor codes for MQAGIVVGNLASAIGFRAEDADLVAALKAGSETAFAVLISQYSQPIYSLIARSLQDPADAADITQEVFIKVFRSIGSFHGEASLRTWLYRIALREASNQRRWWTRHKRQELTIDEQAETEDGDGISLAETLPDSRPSPYEQASQSQVKIRIEDALRKLPEVYRTVIVLREIEGFAYEEIAEILDVPAGTVKSRLTRGRAALKEILMGDGVLRAPSFASEVTQ; via the coding sequence ATGCAGGCGGGCATAGTAGTGGGAAATCTGGCCAGCGCGATTGGATTCCGAGCCGAAGATGCTGATCTGGTCGCTGCCCTCAAGGCAGGATCGGAGACGGCCTTTGCTGTCCTCATCTCCCAGTACTCGCAGCCCATCTACTCCCTCATCGCGCGCAGCCTGCAAGACCCCGCCGACGCCGCCGACATCACCCAGGAAGTCTTCATCAAGGTCTTCCGCAGCATCGGCAGCTTCCACGGCGAGGCCAGCCTCCGCACCTGGCTCTACCGCATCGCGCTCCGCGAGGCATCCAACCAGCGCCGCTGGTGGACCCGCCACAAACGCCAGGAGCTGACCATCGACGAGCAGGCCGAGACCGAAGACGGCGACGGCATCAGCCTCGCCGAAACCCTTCCCGACAGCCGCCCCAGCCCCTATGAGCAGGCCTCCCAGAGCCAGGTAAAGATCCGCATCGAAGACGCCCTGCGCAAGCTGCCCGAGGTCTACCGCACCGTCATCGTCCTGCGCGAGATCGAGGGCTTCGCCTACGAGGAGATCGCCGAGATCCTCGACGTGCCCGCCGGAACCGTGAAGAGCCGCCTAACCCGCGGCCGTGCGGCCCTCAAGGAGATCCTGATGGGCGACGGCGTACTGCGCGCACCCAGCTTTGCATCCGAGGTAACCCAATGA
- a CDS encoding tyrosine-type recombinase/integrase: MTKTQAREKLESEIVKLTGQTIEDGTVKNGTVTFGWFVRNRYLPLKEADWRGEETAKIKKYLIQADLVDGFEEIRMENFDKFTLQNHLNKLAKTRSKDRVLQIRSYMRAIFAEAVDQDFLPKDPARMVKVPTNLREVDKTTLTWDQLRAALDRLAQQSLRDWILIKLDMSNALRPSELFPLRWRCFLQTERILDIQETIYRGEIRPYGKTKGSITQVPIADVLAEELAEWKEQLKKEGKDTSPDAFMFPGRFGQPMDTSNYRHRVLNKLAEELELPKLNFQVIRRTMATLGKNKGHVKDIQGMMRHSKASTTTDVYMQSLEPEVRSTINSIYSELVSTGTNGPNPPEDRKTSVPSRPPSETRAVAVAQEASQGAESRRPERAEAIPAKAARGVVLEFATRMRQSRGREVLLND; this comes from the coding sequence ATGACCAAGACCCAAGCTCGGGAGAAATTGGAAAGCGAGATCGTCAAGCTGACTGGGCAGACCATCGAAGATGGAACCGTGAAAAACGGGACCGTCACCTTCGGCTGGTTTGTTCGCAACCGTTATCTGCCACTGAAGGAGGCGGACTGGAGAGGAGAGGAGACGGCCAAGATCAAGAAGTATCTGATTCAGGCTGACCTCGTGGATGGGTTCGAAGAGATCCGCATGGAGAACTTCGACAAGTTCACTCTACAGAACCACCTCAACAAGCTGGCCAAAACCCGTTCCAAGGACAGAGTCTTGCAGATTCGCTCTTACATGCGGGCCATCTTCGCGGAGGCAGTCGATCAGGACTTTCTCCCCAAAGACCCTGCGCGTATGGTCAAGGTGCCAACCAATCTGCGGGAGGTCGATAAGACGACTCTGACATGGGATCAGCTTCGCGCAGCTCTGGACAGGCTTGCTCAGCAAAGTCTGCGCGACTGGATTCTCATCAAGCTCGACATGTCGAATGCGCTTCGACCGAGTGAACTGTTTCCCCTGCGCTGGCGCTGCTTCCTCCAGACCGAACGCATCCTGGACATTCAGGAGACGATCTATCGGGGGGAGATTCGTCCGTATGGCAAGACCAAGGGGAGCATCACTCAGGTTCCTATCGCAGATGTATTGGCGGAAGAGCTTGCGGAATGGAAAGAGCAGTTAAAGAAGGAAGGCAAGGACACATCACCGGACGCCTTCATGTTCCCCGGACGGTTTGGCCAGCCGATGGATACGAGCAATTATCGTCATCGCGTGCTGAACAAACTGGCGGAGGAGCTGGAGCTTCCAAAGCTGAACTTTCAGGTGATCCGCCGCACGATGGCTACCCTTGGCAAGAACAAGGGTCATGTCAAGGATATCCAGGGCATGATGCGGCACTCGAAGGCATCGACGACCACAGACGTTTACATGCAGTCTCTGGAACCGGAGGTGCGCTCGACGATCAACTCGATTTACTCCGAGTTGGTGAGCACCGGAACGAACGGGCCGAATCCGCCGGAGGACAGAAAGACATCCGTACCGTCTAGACCCCCGAGTGAAACTCGCGCTGTCGCGGTTGCGCAGGAGGCTTCGCAAGGAGCCGAGAGCAGGCGGCCAGAGCGAGCGGAAGCGATTCCGGCAAAGGCTGCTCGTGGTGTGGTTTTGGAGTTTGCGACAAGGATGCGACAAAGTCGCGGAAGGGAGGTGCTTCTAAATGATTGA
- a CDS encoding helix-turn-helix domain-containing protein: MAQVAIVQSKPDEDPLLNADEVALKLHVTKDWVWDHSSRRTPYLPVIRVGDGTLRYRSSQIDEFLNERERISHLRRKRR, encoded by the coding sequence ATGGCTCAAGTTGCAATTGTCCAAAGCAAGCCCGATGAAGATCCTCTTCTGAACGCTGATGAGGTCGCCTTGAAGCTGCACGTAACCAAAGATTGGGTTTGGGATCATTCGTCGCGCCGGACCCCATATCTCCCTGTGATTCGTGTGGGCGACGGCACCCTCCGCTATCGTTCCAGCCAGATAGATGAGTTTTTGAATGAGCGGGAACGCATCTCTCATTTAAGGCGGAAACGCCGGTAA
- a CDS encoding LysR family transcriptional regulator → MNDWAEFRHFRYLLAIVEHEGFRAAAEYLHTAQPNLSAQAKQFQDLSDIHLFERTKDGGIRLTETGVAFGPIAQGLLDARDEAMAALVAIERGEIPSLRFGSTSLIDQSLFHACCQIHKEILPNCPIFPTHGDMPQLEEELLAGEIDAAVVTLPVADPSLRVEVIRQDRLVVCLRRDHKLAAKQIFEPSDLHENLKILYNPDRHFHAHQRHRSCLREIGIEIDRYSRANHPSELRELVKQGYGFALVREGSKIDDELTTRPIAGVDWKVSIAVIYNEKSHPKTIPVLVRHLKRQLTTPGSKTTVQTVLSPTTITTRPRKRPLRPKGKESKQMSLLS, encoded by the coding sequence ATGAACGATTGGGCCGAGTTTCGTCATTTCAGGTATCTGCTTGCCATTGTGGAGCACGAAGGATTCAGAGCAGCCGCCGAATATCTTCATACGGCGCAGCCGAATCTCAGCGCCCAGGCGAAGCAGTTCCAAGACCTCTCCGATATCCATCTCTTCGAGCGAACCAAAGACGGTGGGATCAGGCTGACTGAGACAGGTGTAGCCTTCGGCCCGATTGCGCAAGGGCTTCTCGACGCCAGAGACGAAGCGATGGCGGCGCTCGTAGCCATTGAACGCGGCGAGATTCCCTCGCTGAGATTTGGAAGCACTTCTCTCATCGATCAATCGCTCTTTCACGCCTGCTGCCAAATCCACAAAGAGATTTTGCCTAACTGTCCCATCTTCCCCACGCACGGAGATATGCCCCAACTCGAAGAGGAGCTATTAGCGGGAGAAATCGATGCGGCGGTAGTCACGCTTCCTGTAGCCGATCCATCTCTTCGCGTTGAAGTGATTCGCCAGGATCGCCTTGTCGTCTGTCTGCGCCGGGACCACAAGCTCGCGGCAAAACAAATCTTCGAGCCGTCCGATCTACACGAGAATTTGAAAATTCTTTACAACCCGGATCGTCACTTTCATGCGCATCAACGTCATCGGAGTTGCTTGAGAGAAATTGGCATTGAGATTGATCGCTATTCGAGAGCGAACCACCCAAGCGAATTGAGAGAACTCGTGAAACAGGGTTATGGGTTCGCACTCGTTCGTGAGGGATCGAAGATCGATGACGAACTTACTACGCGACCAATCGCCGGAGTCGATTGGAAAGTAAGCATAGCTGTCATCTACAACGAGAAGTCGCACCCGAAGACGATTCCGGTATTGGTGCGACATCTCAAAAGACAGTTGACGACCCCAGGAAGCAAGACCACGGTGCAGACCGTTCTGAGTCCCACGACAATAACAACTCGACCACGCAAACGTCCTCTTCGCCCAAAGGGGAAAGAATCAAAACAGATGTCGCTACTGAGCTGA